The following are encoded together in the Streptomyces sp. NBC_00358 genome:
- the ispG gene encoding flavodoxin-dependent (E)-4-hydroxy-3-methylbut-2-enyl-diphosphate synthase, whose protein sequence is MTAISLGMPSVPTKLAERRKTRQIQVGTVAVGGDAPVSVQSMTTTRTSDVGATLQQIAELTASGCQIVRVACPTQDDADALATIARKSQIPVIADIHFQPKYVFAAINAGCAAVRVNPGNIKQFDDQVKEIARAAKDTGTPIRIGVNAGSLDRRLLQKYGKATPEALVESALWEASLFEEHDFRDIKISVKHNDPVVMVNAYRQLSAACDYPLHLGVTEAGPAFQGTIKSAVAFGALLSEGIGDTIRVSLSAPPVEEVKVGLQILESLNLKQRGLEIVSCPSCGRAQVDVYKLAEEVTAGLTGMEVPLRVAVMGCVVNGPGEAREADLGVASGNGKGQIFVKGEVIKTVPESKIVETLIEEAMKLAEQMEAEGIASGEPSVSVAG, encoded by the coding sequence ATGACTGCGATTTCTCTCGGCATGCCGTCCGTTCCGACCAAGCTGGCCGAGCGCCGCAAGACCCGGCAGATCCAGGTCGGGACCGTGGCCGTGGGTGGAGACGCACCCGTCTCGGTGCAGTCGATGACGACCACGCGTACGTCGGACGTCGGCGCCACGCTTCAGCAGATCGCCGAGCTGACCGCCTCCGGCTGCCAGATCGTGCGCGTCGCCTGTCCCACCCAGGACGACGCCGACGCGCTCGCCACGATCGCCCGCAAGTCCCAGATCCCGGTGATCGCGGACATCCACTTCCAGCCGAAGTACGTCTTCGCCGCGATCAACGCCGGCTGTGCCGCCGTCCGCGTCAACCCTGGCAACATCAAGCAGTTCGACGACCAGGTCAAGGAGATCGCGCGGGCCGCGAAGGACACCGGCACCCCGATCCGGATCGGCGTCAACGCGGGCTCGCTCGACAGGCGCCTGCTCCAGAAGTACGGCAAGGCGACGCCCGAGGCGCTGGTCGAGTCCGCGCTCTGGGAGGCCTCCCTCTTCGAGGAGCACGACTTCCGGGACATCAAGATCTCGGTCAAGCACAACGACCCGGTCGTCATGGTCAACGCCTACCGCCAGCTCTCCGCCGCCTGCGACTACCCGCTGCACCTCGGCGTGACCGAGGCCGGCCCCGCCTTCCAGGGCACCATCAAGTCCGCGGTCGCGTTCGGCGCCCTGCTCTCCGAGGGCATCGGCGACACCATCCGCGTCTCCCTGTCGGCCCCGCCGGTGGAGGAGGTCAAGGTCGGTCTGCAGATCCTGGAGTCGCTGAACCTCAAGCAGCGCGGCCTGGAGATCGTCTCCTGCCCGTCCTGCGGCCGCGCCCAGGTCGACGTCTACAAGCTGGCCGAGGAAGTCACCGCCGGCCTCACCGGCATGGAGGTCCCGCTGCGCGTCGCCGTCATGGGCTGCGTCGTGAACGGTCCGGGCGAGGCCCGCGAGGCCGACCTCGGTGTCGCCTCCGGCAACGGCAAGGGCCAGATCTTCGTCAAGGGCGAGGTCATCAAGACCGTCCCCGAGTCGAAGATCGTGGAGACCCTGATCGAGGAGGCGATGAAGCTCGCCGAGCAGATGGAGGCCGAGGGCATCGCCTCCGGCGAGCCGTCCGTGTCCGTCGCCGGCTGA
- a CDS encoding M50 family metallopeptidase — protein MTTLMMILGIVVFVLGLLISIAWHELGHLSTAKLFGIRVPQYMVGFGPTIWSRKKGDTEYGIKAVPLGGYIRMIGMFPPGPDGRIEARATSPFRGMIEDARSAAFEELQPGDETRLFYTRKPWKRVIVMFAGPFMNLILAVAIFLGVMMTFGVQTQTTTVGKVSDCVIQQSENRTKCAANDQAAPAKAAGLKGGDKIVAFNGKPVDDWSALQYAIRANPGKDVTITVERKGQQLPLKAHLIKNQVSKTDGNGGYVEGKYVYAGFLGFTPASGIVEQSFGESVNRMGDMMQNGVESLVSLPGKVPDLWNAAFGDGPRKADSPMGVVGAARIGGDVFTLDIPASQQVAMMLLLVAGFNLSLFLFNMLPLLPLDGGHIAGALWEALRRNTAKVLKRPDPGPFDVAKLMPVAYVVAGIFVCFTLLVLVADVVNPVKIS, from the coding sequence ATGACGACCCTGATGATGATCCTCGGCATAGTCGTCTTCGTGCTCGGGCTGCTGATCTCGATCGCGTGGCACGAGCTGGGACATCTGTCGACGGCCAAGCTCTTCGGCATCCGGGTGCCGCAGTACATGGTCGGCTTCGGCCCGACCATCTGGTCGCGCAAGAAGGGTGACACCGAGTACGGCATCAAGGCCGTCCCGCTCGGCGGCTACATCCGCATGATCGGCATGTTCCCGCCCGGCCCGGACGGCCGCATCGAGGCCCGCGCGACCTCCCCCTTCCGGGGCATGATCGAGGACGCCCGGTCGGCGGCCTTCGAGGAACTGCAGCCCGGCGACGAGACCCGCCTCTTCTACACGCGCAAGCCGTGGAAGCGCGTGATCGTGATGTTCGCCGGTCCCTTCATGAACCTGATCCTGGCCGTCGCGATCTTCCTCGGCGTGATGATGACGTTCGGCGTCCAGACCCAGACCACCACGGTCGGCAAGGTCTCGGACTGCGTCATCCAGCAGAGCGAGAACCGCACCAAGTGCGCGGCGAACGACCAGGCGGCGCCCGCCAAGGCCGCCGGCCTCAAGGGCGGCGACAAGATCGTCGCGTTCAACGGCAAGCCCGTCGACGACTGGTCGGCCCTGCAGTACGCCATCCGGGCCAACCCCGGCAAGGACGTCACGATCACCGTCGAGCGCAAGGGGCAGCAGCTCCCGCTGAAGGCTCACCTGATCAAGAACCAGGTGAGCAAGACCGACGGCAACGGCGGCTACGTCGAGGGCAAGTACGTGTACGCCGGCTTCCTCGGCTTCACGCCCGCCTCCGGCATCGTCGAGCAGTCCTTCGGCGAGTCCGTGAACCGCATGGGCGACATGATGCAGAACGGCGTCGAGTCCCTGGTCTCGCTGCCCGGCAAGGTCCCCGACCTGTGGAACGCGGCCTTCGGCGACGGCCCCCGCAAGGCCGACTCCCCGATGGGCGTGGTCGGCGCGGCCCGCATCGGCGGCGATGTCTTCACCCTGGACATCCCCGCGTCCCAGCAGGTCGCGATGATGCTGCTGCTGGTCGCCGGGTTCAACCTCTCCCTGTTCCTGTTCAACATGCTCCCGCTGCTCCCGCTCGACGGCGGGCACATCGCGGGCGCGCTGTGGGAGGCCCTGCGCCGCAACACGGCCAAGGTCCTGAAGCGGCCCGACCCGGGCCCCTTCGACGTGGCGAAGCTGATGCCGGTCGCCTACGTGGTGGCGGGGATCTTCGTCTGCTTCACCTTGCTGGTGCTCGTGGCGGATGTCGTCAACCCGGTCAAAATCTCCTAG
- the dxr gene encoding 1-deoxy-D-xylulose-5-phosphate reductoisomerase, whose amino-acid sequence MSDSPAPLADPHLVFDPVDGVRDVVILGSTGSIGTQAIDLVLRNPDRFRVTALSAAGGRVALLAEQAHKLRVRTVAVAREDAVPALREALAAHYAPGETLPDILAGPDAATQVAASDCHTVLNGITGSIGLAPTLAALEAGRTLALANKESLIVGGPLVKALAKPGQIIPVDSEHAALFQALASGTRAEVRKLVVTASGGPFRGRTKAELADVAPADALAHPTWAMGPVITVNSATLVNKGLEVIEAHLLYDIPFDRIEVVVHPQSYVHSMVEFTDGSTIAQATPPDMRGPIAIGIGWPERVPDAAPAFDWTKASSWEFFPLDNDAFPAVGLARHVGRLAGTAPAVFNAANEECVDAFLNGILPFNGIMETVTRVVEEHGTPRTGTSLTLVDVLEAETWARARARELTAQTTTAEARA is encoded by the coding sequence ATGAGCGACAGTCCAGCCCCCCTCGCCGATCCGCATCTCGTCTTCGACCCCGTGGACGGAGTCCGGGATGTCGTGATCCTCGGATCCACCGGCTCGATCGGCACCCAGGCCATCGACCTCGTGCTGCGCAACCCCGACCGGTTCCGGGTCACCGCGCTGTCCGCCGCCGGCGGCCGGGTCGCCCTGCTCGCCGAGCAGGCCCACAAGCTGCGGGTACGGACCGTCGCCGTGGCGCGCGAGGACGCCGTCCCGGCGCTCAGGGAGGCCCTCGCGGCCCATTACGCCCCCGGTGAGACCCTTCCCGACATCCTGGCCGGACCCGACGCGGCCACCCAGGTCGCCGCCTCCGACTGCCACACCGTCCTCAACGGCATCACGGGTTCCATCGGCCTCGCGCCCACCCTCGCCGCCCTGGAGGCGGGCCGCACCCTCGCGCTCGCCAACAAGGAGTCGCTCATCGTCGGCGGGCCGCTGGTGAAGGCGCTGGCCAAGCCCGGCCAGATCATCCCGGTCGACTCCGAGCACGCGGCCCTGTTCCAGGCGCTGGCCTCGGGCACCCGCGCGGAGGTGCGCAAACTCGTCGTGACCGCCTCCGGGGGCCCGTTCCGGGGCCGTACGAAGGCCGAACTGGCGGACGTGGCGCCGGCCGACGCCCTCGCGCACCCCACCTGGGCCATGGGCCCGGTCATCACGGTCAACTCCGCGACCTTGGTCAACAAGGGACTGGAAGTCATCGAGGCGCACCTCCTCTACGACATTCCCTTCGATCGGATTGAGGTGGTCGTGCACCCGCAGTCGTATGTCCACTCGATGGTGGAATTCACGGACGGCTCGACGATCGCGCAGGCGACGCCCCCCGACATGCGGGGGCCGATCGCCATCGGCATCGGCTGGCCCGAACGCGTCCCGGACGCGGCGCCCGCCTTCGACTGGACGAAGGCGTCGAGCTGGGAGTTCTTCCCGCTCGACAACGACGCCTTCCCGGCCGTCGGACTCGCCCGGCACGTGGGGCGGCTCGCGGGTACGGCCCCGGCGGTGTTCAATGCCGCCAACGAGGAGTGCGTGGACGCGTTCCTGAACGGCATACTGCCGTTCAACGGGATCATGGAGACCGTCACCCGGGTCGTCGAGGAACACGGCACACCGCGTACGGGAACTTCCCTGACCCTCGTGGACGTCCTCGAAGCGGAGACCTGGGCGCGCGCCCGGGCCCGTGAACTGACGGCACAGACGACAACCGCGGAGGCTCGTGCATGA